The Siansivirga zeaxanthinifaciens CC-SAMT-1 region CTCTAAACGTAATTTGCCAGTATTCGTTGGTGAAAAAGATGGAAATACTTTTTATGTAATTCCAGTTTACGGTAAAGGACTTTGGGATGCTATTTGGGGTTATGTCTCTGTTGATGCCAATATGGTTATTAAAGGGGCATATTTCGACCATAAAGGTGAAACACCTGGTTTAGGAGCTAACATAAAAGAGCGTTTTTTCATGGACGATTTTATTGGTGAACATTTGCTAGACGAAAACGGAAACTTTAAAGGTGTAGACGTCGCTAAAGGAAATGCCGATCCTACAAATCAAAATAAAACAGATAACGAGGTAGATGCCATAGCAGGGGCCACCATTACGGGTAATGGAGTATCTGCTATGATAAAAAGTGATTTAAAGCTTTATAAACCTTTTTTCGATAATTTAAAAAATAATTAATCTATGGGACTTTTATCAAAAAAAGACGCAAAGTTAATAACAGATCCATTAGCAGATAACAACCCTATTACTATTCAAGTATTAGGTATATGTTCTGCTTTAGCTATCACTGCTCAATTAAAAGCATCTATAGTTATGGCATTATCTGTAATGGCCGTTTTAGCTATAGGAAACGTTGTAATATCTTTAATGAGAAACATCATTCCTTCAAAAATTAGAATTATTGTACAGTTAGTTGTTGTAGCTGCTTTAGTAATTGTGGTAGACCAAGTTTTAAAAGCATTCTCATACGAACTAAGTAAAACACTATCTGTATTTGTTGGATTAATTATTACTAACTGTATTATCATGGGACGTTTTGAAGCCTTTGCTTTAGCTAACGGGCCATGGAAATCATTTTTAGATGGTATTGGTAATGCTGCTGGTTATGGTTTAATTTTAGTT contains the following coding sequences:
- a CDS encoding Na(+)-translocating NADH-quinone reductase subunit C, which translates into the protein MENRTDKNSYTILFAIAMVVVVGALLAFTASSLSPKITENQRIEKQQNILYAMGVNNNGEKNAEFVSTKEAPELFSKYITKQLVISNGKVSEDDKAYLIDLKKDKSAAAGDDSKRNLPVFVGEKDGNTFYVIPVYGKGLWDAIWGYVSVDANMVIKGAYFDHKGETPGLGANIKERFFMDDFIGEHLLDENGNFKGVDVAKGNADPTNQNKTDNEVDAIAGATITGNGVSAMIKSDLKLYKPFFDNLKNN
- a CDS encoding NADH:ubiquinone reductase (Na(+)-transporting) subunit D; translated protein: MGLLSKKDAKLITDPLADNNPITIQVLGICSALAITAQLKASIVMALSVMAVLAIGNVVISLMRNIIPSKIRIIVQLVVVAALVIVVDQVLKAFSYELSKTLSVFVGLIITNCIIMGRFEAFALANGPWKSFLDGIGNAAGYGLILVIVGFFRELLGSGTLLGFPVLGDPIGKTGLYAIGYENNGFMLLSPMALIVVGIIIWVQRSRNKALIED